The following are encoded in a window of Castanea sativa cultivar Marrone di Chiusa Pesio chromosome 5, ASM4071231v1 genomic DNA:
- the LOC142636468 gene encoding uncharacterized protein LOC142636468 — MPPQYEYHDWFKRITRRFIDRPGAIVTLLIKGYVRLLRRHPVGTEDHKDITKVLTAVHAIERVQPPIPEAPNEEVPTPTGPSTSTTPARCRPRPPVASPRVVPTPDPSPCTPHPSPSPTIPSSTPHPSPTPTIPSPTPHPSPRPTILTPTPHPCPGSDIRPPTPRSFPQLLPIPSFDLGIDPTPPDMQQEPPSHSTSTAPSSAIDLPHVQAEQTVGLPAVAEGRPKRISKAPPCGTRGHKHGHNTGPEASDEGHARPPPHYTRRHKIQKR; from the exons ATGCCTCCACAGTACGAGTACCATGACTGGTTCAAAAGGATAACTCGGAGGTTCATAGATAGGCCTGGTGCTATAGTGACTCTGCTG ATTAAGGGATACGTCCGTTTGTTGAGGCGTCACCCAGTGGGCACAGAGGACCACAAGGACATTACTAAGGTCCTAACGGCAGTGCATGCAATTGAACGTGTACAACCTCCTATTCCTGAGGCCCCGAATGAGGAGGTACCTACTCCAACGGGCCCAAGCACGAGCACAACCCCGGCCAGATGTCGCCCTCGTCCGCCTGTTGCTAGCCCTCGGGTTGTCCCTACCCCCGATCCTTCTCCATGCaccccacatccatcccctagcccTACCATCCCTTCATCCaccccacatccatcccctaCCCCCACCATTCCTTCACCCACCCCACATCCATCTCCTCGCCCCACCATACTGACACCCACCCCACATCCTTGTCCTGGGTCTGACATTCGTCCACCTACTCCACGGTCATTTCCTCAGCTGTTACCCATTCCATCCTTTGACCTGGGTATTGATCCAACTCCACCTGACATGCAGCAGGAGCCACCCTCCCACAGTACATCTACTGCCCCGTCTTCAGCCATCGACCTACCCCATGTTCAGGCTGAGCAGACTGTTGGGTTACCTGCAGTGGCAGAAGGTCGGCCGAAACGCATATCAAAGGCACCTCCTTGTGGGACAAGGGGGCACAAACATGGACACAATACTGGGCCCGAGGCATCTGACGAAGGACATGCAAGACCTCCTCCTCATTATACTAGACGGCATAAGATTCAAAAAAGGTAA